The following are from one region of the Francisella opportunistica genome:
- the glpX gene encoding class II fructose-bisphosphatase produces the protein MNRKVALEAVRVTELAALASWSQMGRGDKIAADQAAVDAMRKALNEVDIDGTVVIGEGELDEAPMLYIGEKVGAGGCEVDIALDPLEGTTITSKGGANALTVLAMADKGGFLNAPDVYMQKIAVGGINAPKGIVDLDDSVTNNLKRVAEFKGVHMSALVVCTMDRPRHEHIIKEARECGARVILINDGDVSGVIATATENSGIDVYIGTGGAPEGVLAAAALKCLGGQMQARLVFNDDEEIKRAHRLGISDLNKKYDIDDLASGDIVFAATGVTDGNMLQGVKRVNSTRRGSYAVTHSVVMRSTTKTVRHITAEHSFDFKDGIEKFMS, from the coding sequence ATGAATAGAAAAGTAGCACTTGAAGCAGTCAGAGTTACTGAGCTAGCAGCATTAGCATCATGGAGCCAGATGGGTAGAGGTGATAAGATTGCTGCTGACCAAGCTGCCGTTGATGCAATGAGAAAAGCACTTAATGAGGTTGATATTGATGGTACAGTTGTGATTGGTGAAGGTGAGCTTGATGAGGCACCAATGTTGTATATTGGTGAGAAAGTTGGTGCTGGTGGCTGTGAGGTTGATATTGCTTTGGATCCTTTAGAGGGTACTACAATTACGTCAAAAGGTGGCGCTAATGCACTTACTGTTTTAGCTATGGCAGACAAGGGCGGTTTTTTAAATGCTCCTGATGTGTATATGCAAAAGATTGCTGTTGGTGGTATTAATGCGCCTAAGGGTATAGTTGATCTAGATGATTCTGTAACAAATAATCTAAAGAGAGTTGCTGAATTCAAAGGTGTACATATGTCTGCATTAGTTGTTTGTACTATGGATAGGCCTAGACATGAGCATATCATCAAAGAGGCTCGTGAATGTGGTGCTAGGGTAATACTGATAAATGATGGTGATGTATCAGGTGTAATAGCTACAGCAACAGAAAACTCTGGTATAGATGTGTATATCGGTACTGGTGGGGCACCTGAAGGTGTTCTTGCAGCGGCAGCGCTTAAATGCTTAGGTGGACAAATGCAAGCAAGACTGGTATTCAATGATGATGAAGAAATAAAACGCGCCCATCGTCTTGGTATCAGTGATCTTAATAAAAAATACGATATTGATGATTTAGCATCTGGAGATATTGTTTTTGCTGCAACTGGAGTAACTGATGGTAATATGCTTCAAGGCGTCAAAAGAGTTAATAGCACCCGCAGAGGTTCTTATGCTGTTACACATAGTGTGGTTATGCGCTCTACAACAAAAACAGTTAGACATATCACAGCAGAACATAGTTTTGACTTCAAAGATGGTATAGAAAAATTTATGTCATAA
- a CDS encoding alpha/beta hydrolase, with product MNTFFIQGKAGRIEAAHDKIKDANKDIVAVVCHPHPLYQGSMHNKIVTTIVRAMKTFNIESYRFNYRGVGESQGEYSKGVGELEDLLAVCDWIKHNATAKKIILCGFSFGGAIAYKGLSKLDNIVSLITIAPAVDRFDLNKFSQPRDIPWLVVQGIDDDIVNPNSVFDFTLKTIKSDLTLVKMNQVGHFFHGKLIELKKVIENFLTPIVDKL from the coding sequence ATGAACACTTTTTTTATTCAAGGTAAAGCTGGCCGTATTGAAGCAGCTCATGATAAAATCAAAGATGCCAACAAAGACATTGTTGCTGTGGTATGCCATCCTCATCCATTATATCAAGGTAGCATGCATAATAAAATTGTCACTACCATTGTTAGAGCGATGAAAACTTTTAATATAGAGTCTTATAGATTTAATTATCGTGGCGTTGGCGAGAGTCAAGGTGAGTATAGCAAGGGTGTTGGTGAGTTAGAAGATTTGCTTGCAGTATGTGATTGGATTAAACATAATGCAACAGCAAAAAAGATAATATTGTGCGGCTTTTCATTTGGTGGTGCTATAGCCTATAAAGGTTTAAGTAAGCTAGATAATATTGTAAGTTTAATTACAATAGCGCCAGCTGTAGATAGATTTGATCTAAACAAATTTAGCCAACCACGGGATATTCCATGGCTTGTGGTACAGGGTATAGATGATGATATAGTTAATCCAAACTCTGTCTTTGATTTTACTCTTAAAACTATCAAATCTGATTTAACTTTGGTTAAAATGAATCAAGTTGGACATTTTTTTCATGGTAAGCTTATAGAGCTTAAGAAAGTAATAGAAAACTTTTTAACGCCAATAGTTGATAAACTTTAA
- a CDS encoding PilW family protein has protein sequence MAQYSKKNLNRESTRGFTLVELMVAVTISAIVIVMAINIYFSAKKNYQKTKLEADQDIKALTTKKIFYDAIINAGLSCKYGAKQQYINRTAVNQGNANFIYNGSAIRVGEISNITNFIQNSLGDNKGFLYQNNTNYIMIKSEKSFTSLASRPINLSLPLATSQQWHSGDYLALCNNDYVDIVKVASIDKDKSRVNLVIAPANEFDRGDYVGKFSVQIFYIAAIHDQKNSQKIIYSLYMYNKEGSKSAAIYPLIEGVSNLNISYSILNKDNLIWKHIIKDTDVDDLKIKALKISFRLNDKYFEKIILL, from the coding sequence ATGGCACAATATTCTAAGAAAAATCTTAACAGGGAGAGTACTAGAGGTTTTACTTTAGTCGAGCTTATGGTAGCAGTTACTATATCAGCTATAGTCATAGTTATGGCTATAAATATTTATTTCTCGGCAAAAAAGAATTATCAAAAGACAAAACTAGAAGCAGATCAAGATATTAAAGCACTAACTACTAAAAAAATATTTTATGATGCAATTATCAATGCTGGATTATCGTGTAAGTATGGTGCTAAACAACAATATATAAATAGAACAGCTGTGAATCAGGGAAACGCTAATTTTATCTATAATGGCTCAGCTATTAGGGTAGGTGAGATCTCTAATATAACAAATTTTATACAAAACTCTTTGGGTGATAATAAAGGATTTTTGTATCAGAATAACACAAACTATATAATGATAAAAAGTGAAAAATCATTCACAAGCTTAGCTTCAAGGCCGATAAATTTAAGTTTACCTTTAGCTACTAGTCAGCAGTGGCATAGTGGTGATTATTTAGCACTTTGTAATAATGATTATGTCGATATTGTCAAAGTAGCATCGATTGATAAAGATAAAAGTAGAGTTAATCTAGTTATTGCTCCTGCTAATGAATTTGATAGAGGTGATTATGTTGGTAAATTTAGTGTACAAATATTTTATATAGCAGCAATTCATGATCAAAAAAATTCACAAAAAATAATTTATTCGCTGTATATGTATAACAAAGAGGGTTCTAAATCTGCTGCTATATATCCACTTATAGAAGGAGTTTCTAATCTTAATATAAGTTACTCCATACTTAATAAAGATAATTTAATTTGGAAACATATCATTAAAGATACAGATGTTGATGATTTAAAAATTAAAGCGCTGAAAATATCGTTTAGATTAAATGATAAATACTTTGAGAAAATAATTTTGCTATAG
- a CDS encoding type II secretion system protein: MKARFSCTSKQRGLSLVESIISAGLILFVLSSSFLVINAAVKTSVTVEKKVQLTQRLDKKIDQYILTGRFNTIAIGNSDFLQVKSSNSKLIKFVGVDKDFGIRISKEVIRYGTIF, encoded by the coding sequence GTGAAAGCTAGGTTTTCGTGTACGAGTAAACAAAGAGGATTATCGCTGGTTGAGAGTATAATTTCAGCAGGCTTAATCCTCTTTGTGTTATCATCATCTTTTTTAGTAATAAACGCAGCGGTTAAGACATCTGTTACAGTTGAGAAGAAGGTTCAGTTAACCCAGCGGTTAGATAAAAAAATAGATCAGTACATTTTGACAGGAAGATTTAATACTATAGCTATAGGTAATAGTGACTTTTTACAAGTAAAATCATCAAACTCAAAGCTAATTAAGTTTGTTGGTGTAGATAAAGACTTTGGAATTAGGATTTCCAAAGAAGTAATAAGATATGGCACAATATTCTAA
- a CDS encoding glycosyltransferase family 2 protein, with product MKKSLLFVLAMLVLYYLSLAGKTFAGVVMLLLLFCFVFYLFITSKSRDFNFITSIYVVLSFAFVVCTTEVLLSVEYSSHPFILMLILFILLPTFFLLGYRIILSIHCFIDSLLVPKKAFVEQAAELECSIVITTRNEPFDVCKLTFDSAYSLDYPAEKLEIVVVDNSDLSHQDFVRWQQYVSHRNMLDGISCKFIHRSGTEGFKPRNLDIAMQHISFNYVLFLDADSTLPENALKVALPEFKQNSKLGFVSFLIESTNYSTNLVTKVASIFQNTIRYFNEFVGKYGYCNYQGHNGIWSRKALSATSKWEEYYRSQVMVTEDIAAGFRCYEAGFTSKPVFLKTGEWVPTSLKEFEKMWLRWSFGGMQVMHKYMSNIISSSNLYFRVKLDMLYLLFKVVASGFPIFALLLVLFPRSNSAFVSMVNVTLVPLLILSLWYYLYGDIKGSFLSKISQIYIAMFMLSSFVFWCGIKAEINYYLNKPQGWKPTSKVFDKVDGWTKVIYDNIGKLSFSIFGLIVSVYSICKFYSQSNFYMYLLCMLPSILLFLNTVLCVMVLGRAKY from the coding sequence ATGAAAAAATCACTACTGTTTGTTTTGGCTATGCTAGTATTGTATTATCTTTCACTAGCTGGGAAGACTTTCGCTGGAGTAGTTATGTTATTGTTACTATTCTGCTTTGTTTTTTATCTATTTATTACTTCAAAATCTCGAGATTTTAATTTTATAACTAGTATTTATGTTGTGTTAAGTTTTGCTTTTGTGGTTTGTACCACAGAAGTTTTACTTAGTGTTGAATACAGCTCACATCCATTTATATTGATGCTGATCTTATTTATTTTATTGCCGACTTTTTTCTTGCTAGGATATCGAATAATTTTAAGTATTCATTGTTTTATTGATAGTCTCTTAGTTCCAAAAAAGGCTTTTGTCGAGCAGGCTGCTGAGCTTGAATGTTCTATAGTCATAACAACGCGTAATGAGCCTTTTGATGTTTGTAAATTGACATTTGATTCAGCCTATAGTTTAGACTATCCAGCAGAAAAACTAGAAATAGTTGTTGTCGATAATAGTGATTTAAGCCATCAAGATTTTGTTAGATGGCAACAATATGTTAGCCACCGTAATATGCTTGATGGAATTAGTTGTAAGTTTATCCATAGAAGTGGTACGGAAGGTTTTAAGCCGCGTAACCTTGATATTGCTATGCAACATATTAGTTTTAATTATGTGTTATTTTTAGATGCAGACTCGACATTACCCGAAAATGCATTGAAAGTAGCTTTACCTGAATTTAAACAAAATTCCAAACTTGGATTTGTTAGTTTCTTAATAGAAAGTACTAACTACAGTACAAATTTAGTTACCAAAGTTGCAAGTATCTTCCAAAACACAATTCGCTATTTCAATGAGTTTGTTGGTAAGTATGGCTATTGTAATTACCAAGGCCATAATGGTATATGGAGTAGAAAGGCTTTATCAGCAACATCTAAGTGGGAAGAGTATTATAGATCTCAAGTGATGGTGACAGAGGATATCGCTGCAGGGTTTAGATGCTATGAGGCAGGCTTTACAAGTAAACCAGTATTTCTTAAAACTGGAGAATGGGTTCCAACATCTCTTAAAGAGTTTGAGAAAATGTGGCTAAGATGGTCTTTTGGTGGTATGCAAGTAATGCATAAATATATGTCAAATATTATCAGTTCATCAAACTTATACTTTAGGGTAAAGCTAGATATGCTATATCTGTTGTTCAAAGTTGTCGCATCTGGCTTTCCAATATTTGCATTATTATTGGTTCTTTTCCCAAGAAGTAATTCAGCTTTTGTATCAATGGTTAATGTAACACTTGTACCATTATTGATTTTAAGTTTATGGTATTATTTATATGGTGATATAAAAGGAAGCTTTTTGAGTAAAATCTCGCAAATTTATATTGCAATGTTTATGTTATCGTCATTTGTATTTTGGTGTGGTATCAAAGCAGAAATAAACTACTACCTCAATAAACCACAAGGTTGGAAGCCAACAAGTAAGGTTTTTGATAAAGTAGATGGTTGGACAAAAGTTATTTATGATAATATTGGCAAGCTAAGCTTTTCGATATTTGGATTAATAGTGTCTGTATATTCTATTTGTAAATTTTATTCGCAATCAAATTTTTATATGTATTTGTTATGTATGTTGCCAAGTATTTTACTTTTTTTAAATACTGTTTTATGTGTTATGGTACTAGGTAGAGCAAAATATTAG
- the putP gene encoding sodium/proline symporter PutP — MNQNSILWVTFIIYIIIIFGIGIYSYFQTKKVSDYMLGGRSLSAPIAALGAGASDMGSWLLLALPGAFMVSGINQIWLPLGLTIGAFINWGVIARRLRIYTEIARDSITIPAYFENRFHDKGMIRSLTAVVVVIFFTIYIGAGFVSGGVLFSSMFGISYHQALLLTAAIIFIYTCVGGFLAISWIDFFQGSLMLLALIVVPIVVYFDIGSVNIGSALSNIDVKGFYDVTSGVPLITIVSLLAWGLGYFGQPHIIVRFMAIKDPNKTPKAMIICMTWMILALIGAACVGILGAAYYKDGIANPESVFLKLSAVFFNPWMEGVLLAAVLSAVMSTSSAQLLSLSSAFSVDVYAKFIRNKASHRELLNVSRLIVFLVTIVAIILSYNPNTTILNLVGFAWAGLGSSFGSVVIFSLFWPRMNKSGAIAGILSGSLAVLIWPLFGYLGGWFKVYAMVPGFALSSICIIVFSLLTSKPVESVQLEYQKYKQSL; from the coding sequence ATGAATCAAAATAGCATACTTTGGGTTACATTTATAATATACATAATAATCATTTTTGGTATAGGAATATACTCATATTTTCAAACTAAAAAAGTCTCAGATTATATGTTAGGCGGGCGTTCTTTAAGTGCCCCAATTGCTGCATTAGGTGCTGGAGCTTCTGATATGGGGTCATGGTTATTATTAGCCCTTCCTGGAGCTTTTATGGTATCAGGTATTAATCAAATATGGCTACCGTTAGGATTAACAATTGGGGCATTTATAAACTGGGGTGTTATTGCTAGAAGGTTGCGAATATATACTGAAATAGCAAGGGATTCTATTACAATACCTGCCTATTTTGAAAATAGGTTTCATGATAAAGGGATGATAAGATCATTAACTGCTGTAGTCGTGGTAATCTTTTTCACGATATATATCGGAGCAGGTTTTGTCTCTGGTGGGGTATTATTTAGTTCAATGTTTGGTATTTCATATCATCAAGCTTTATTACTTACAGCAGCAATAATATTTATTTATACATGTGTGGGTGGTTTTTTAGCGATATCTTGGATTGATTTTTTTCAAGGTAGTTTGATGCTACTAGCTTTAATTGTTGTTCCAATCGTGGTGTATTTTGATATTGGTAGTGTAAATATTGGGTCAGCATTATCAAACATTGATGTTAAAGGATTTTATGATGTTACATCAGGAGTACCCTTGATTACGATAGTTTCTCTTTTAGCATGGGGACTGGGATACTTTGGTCAGCCACATATTATCGTACGCTTTATGGCGATAAAAGATCCAAATAAAACTCCAAAAGCGATGATTATTTGTATGACATGGATGATTTTAGCATTAATTGGTGCTGCTTGTGTTGGTATTTTAGGAGCGGCATATTATAAAGATGGAATTGCAAATCCAGAGTCTGTATTTTTGAAATTATCTGCGGTATTTTTTAATCCATGGATGGAAGGTGTTTTATTAGCTGCAGTATTATCTGCGGTAATGAGCACTTCTTCGGCACAGCTTTTATCATTATCTAGTGCTTTTTCGGTTGATGTCTATGCTAAATTTATCCGTAACAAAGCAAGTCACAGAGAGCTTTTAAATGTCAGTAGATTGATAGTGTTTTTGGTAACAATTGTTGCAATTATTTTGTCATACAATCCAAATACTACTATTTTAAACTTGGTTGGTTTTGCATGGGCTGGACTTGGTAGTTCATTTGGCTCTGTAGTGATCTTTTCTCTTTTTTGGCCAAGAATGAACAAAAGCGGGGCTATAGCAGGAATACTATCAGGCTCATTAGCTGTTTTAATCTGGCCATTGTTTGGATATTTAGGTGGTTGGTTTAAGGTATATGCTATGGTTCCTGGTTTTGCACTAAGTAGTATATGCATAATCGTATTTAGTTTGTTAACTTCTAAACCAGTAGAGTCAGTTCAGCTAGAATATCAAAAATACAAACAATCATTATAA